Within the Arachis duranensis cultivar V14167 chromosome 10, aradu.V14167.gnm2.J7QH, whole genome shotgun sequence genome, the region GGTGAAGCTGGAACTACTTTATTATAGTTTACTTCTTTTAAGATAGCATTTGCTCCTGTGTGCCTTAAGCATCAAAAGAAACTAAAGCCATCAGTTATAATTATACATATAATCCATGATTAACAACTTGGCTATACACACAAAATCACCTTGAGTTTGGGATTTCAGAGTTATTCACAGGTTCTTCTTGTGAAGTTTCCCCCTGGATGTTGCTGTTTGGTACTTGGATAGCCTCGGTTTCTGGATTTTGTTTTGCAGAATTTGAATCAACTGTGCCTCCTTTTTCAATAGCAAAGGTAGCAGAGGGCAAGAgggaatgaaattgaaaaccATGTTCTCTAACCACAGAAATAGCCTTCTCTAATGTTTCTAGAGCCTGTCTTACTTCTGAACTGATATATACATTCCTCTTGCCATGATCTTTCTTGttatcctcctcctcctcctcaatTTGTACTATCTCTTTATTATCTGCTTCTACAATCTCTTTGCTATCTACCTCTACAATCTCATCGGAATTGAAATTATTTCTATGTTGATCAGCTCTATCCGGACAGCGTATATCTTCTCCGCCGTCGTGCTTACTTTGTATAAGATCATCAGCAGAATGAAAGCTTGTAACTTGGGTAAGATCCTCCCCTTCCATTGTATTTGGTCCACTATTGCTGCTATAAAGAGCTTGATGAACTCTGACATACAATGGTTCCTCCAAGACCTTGCTAAGTTCATCATTTTTCATCATTGAAGCCACAGCCTATAACAATATTACAAGTTAACAGTGCTATGCATAAAGATTAAATCAGCTGAATCCAGTCTTCTAACTAAAGAACTTAAAATATGATTGTATGATGAGTTGATGTCATTCTTAGTTAGATGCCTCAAAATCAAAAGTGATGGAATGcctaagaaagaaaaaagtatatataaggagaaaaaagagggaaaaaaaatcCACAACCTTTTGATAAAGTCTGAAACCACTGCCGACGAGCTGCCTCGAAATGAAGTTTATGAGGGAAGGAGGTACAAAATCCAGCTTTATATCCAGGTTTGCTATTGTCCtacaaaaatttagaaagaacAAAACATATCTGATCACATAAACAACAACCAAAATGCAAAACCAAGGATTGAACACTCATGAGAACCAATGAAAATGCATTTGTGCAGTTTAGCAAAGTTCTTTACTAAAATTTATGAACACAATTACCTGCTTCACAATGCTTCATAGAGAAAGAAACCTTAAGCATATGGAATGCAGgtacaaagaaaaaatttccAAGTTTTTTGCTTCCTCTATTGGAGTAACTTCTTAAGTACTGACTAAAAACTCACCGAAAGTAACTTCTTTCTGGTGTCACCTTCTGCAAAGCGAAGCCTCCAACTACATCAATTCTCACAGCATCCTTGGCATCAGGAATTACATCACTGTTGAAGCCAGTGAAGCTTTTTGAGTCAGAAACCTGAAAGCAAATTAAGCAATAAGCATTAAGCATAAATTTCTTGAAACTTGGATCTACATTGGAAATAACTTCCTTAAATAAAagacaagaagaagaaacaaagaaataagGGTCTAGGCGCATACCGAATTCAAAAGAACAACTACTAAGTCATCTTGATAGTACTCAAACAGATAATAGTGCACTATAGCCTCCCTTGTCGACAGCGGCCATGAAAGCTTCATCCTTTCTTCCAAAATTTAGAGCAATGTAAGAATGACATAAAGCATTTTCTTTTGTCTTCTTTTCTCTATTTTaggaaaatcaaaagaaatttaTTGCTGCAAGGACAAACCTGACTAGTGATATTTGTTCCCCAATCTGGATCTTCTGCAAACATTCGGCCGCAGTAATTTTAAAGGTTGGAACAATAATATGAGGCCACCTGAGAAATAGAAATTGTGAATAGGATATCAGCTAAAAAGTATGACTCAGATTTTCATAGTGATACATTACTTAGAATCAAAATAATTTCTGTGGTGTACAGAAACATCCAAGGGCCATTTTTCTGAAAAATAGTGATACCTTATACAGAAATTCATGATTCTAAAGCACATATTGTACCATGATTCTTACCATTTGTTGTAAAGAGGTGTCTCCCATGAAAGGCATAAACCTGTAACAAAGAAAAGAATTCATCAACGTTGAAAAAATCACAATGCTAAGAACTTTGGTTGTTCTTATGGAACTCACAAACATCAACAGGCCCATCTACATAGCCTTCAGCTAGCAATGAATGAAACGGAGTTCCCTCCGGCCCTTCGCGATACATAACACGGAACTCTTCATTATCCTGTTTTATCTGTTTCAAGAAGTAAAATTATAACAATGCAAATTACTGATTTCAAGTTCTAGATCTAAAAGAATGGACAATAAAAGTATAGCATAGTTGTAGTGTAGATAGCATACTTTCCAATCAGTGCGTGATGGTGTACTTGTACTAGACCCCTCACTATATTCAGAAACACTCCTCAACATATCAAGAAAGTTAGATACCTCTGCTGTCTTGGTCTCTACTAAATTATCTCTATCTCCTGCAACAACCAAATATAGGAATAAATCATAATTagcaaaacaaaataatactaataaacattcaatcattaCAAAGCAAATAGGGCTAGGGAATGCTCTTAGTACCTTGTTGTTTTGAAGAATGCAAGAGTTGAGTCTGAACAAGGTTTTTGAGCATGTGATAATTTGTCAGATGAGGTGAGGCAAGAGTGTTGTCCAGCCTCTCCCTATACTCCACaatctctcttttcttctccaTCTTCTTTGCATCTccaaaggggaaaaaaaaacacaacaaaGTCCTTTTTACTCAAAAAGCCATTTGATAACAACCGCCACAACTTTTCAATTTTGTTACTGTGGTTTCTGAATATTCTCCAACATCACAGGAATCACTGTCGGTAACATATCAACCAACACATATAAAAATAGCATTTGTTGCACAAAATGGGTGGGTGCAAAAAGGTTTCTTTCACCCCATTATCATAAACGGAGTTATTAGTACTCCAAAGTAACAATTGAAACTCTGGAACTAGACCTGCATAATAAATGAAACTGGCCAACACACCTACTCACCCATGAAATACAGCTAGCAGAATTTAATGAAACCACCACGTGAGTAAAACCAATCTCACATAATTTTCATGATAAGCTCAATTCACATAGTCAAGTACTAATAATAGTATCCAGGTAGTAAATTTTgatcaaaatttaatattgcACCTACATGAAACTTTGCTCAGTTTGGCTTTGAATGACAGAAAAAGAACTGGAATTTGCAGAAGCTGAATCAATGAAAGAATTAATGATTTGGTGATATGATAATTAGAAGAATATATAGAGGATATTTTCTTTATACTGGAGGGCAACAAGCTAACAAGAACTGCACGGAATAGTAGAATCCCGTAACTCCCAACCAACTCTAATTATTATGCAGACTGCTAAGCATTAGCTCCTTAATTACCCACTTTTAAGGCTTTAACTAAAGATGTATATTTACatgagtttgattttgaaagtaAACAATCAACCTGTCTTCGTTCATTTTCACAAAAGTCAAagctatttttattaaaaaaaatatatattttttggccttcaaattttttattttgagacaatatgattaaaaaatctGTTAAATAGTAATAGAAATTAGTTTGgtgaaattttatttgtatgttgtagaaattttaaattcttataaattattaataagtttatttttgaacatttttttatttgtggtaATTAAGTGGAGAAAGACCATTGTTAAAAAtgatatcataaaaaaaataattgtaatacgaaaaatttaaaaaaaaatagcatcgaataaaaaacaaaagaaaaaacattaatattaataaacgaCATAACAATAATGATAAAGTATAATTgcataataaaaatagtaaaggTAGAAGTGATAAGGATAAAAATGAAGAAGGTGGTGGTAACAGTCATCATAGTTGATCATATTGTTGAAAAGAACATTGTATAAATTTAAACCCCTCTCCctcaaaatacaaataaaacccCAGAGATGAATTATattgttccaaaataaaaaagttgagtCAAAGTGTCTATTTTTTTCGGACAGAAATTACCTTGTCTTTCATAAAAACAGACCGAAATCAAATTGAGTCTTTACTCTAATTTTGATGTACTTATAGAGTttatataaatcatatcttttttttaaatgactatttatacaattaatataaaatatagttatttttgttaatatgaCAATGAGTTTGTTTGGGTGAACATctaaaaaaagatttatttttgagttttttttaaagatcttataaaaaataaaaaattttatgtttgattattttatacaaaaatatctttttatctatcaattatgtttgggtataataatataaaaatatttttttgtttattatgcaaaaaaatttctttttttaagaaaaaaatcttttaaaaaatataaattgtagcTTCTTTATAGCATATACTTTTTAAGATACAAaatgaaattctaattttaatgttatttatTATGTGAAGATAAGACAAGGTGTcgttttttatattaatatatttccCAGGATTTGTTAACTTCAATTAGTT harbors:
- the LOC107471353 gene encoding uncharacterized protein LOC107471353 isoform X1, which codes for MEKKREIVEYRERLDNTLASPHLTNYHMLKNLVQTQLLHSSKQQGDRDNLVETKTAEVSNFLDMLRSVSEYSEGSSTSTPSRTDWKIKQDNEEFRVMYREGPEGTPFHSLLAEGYVDGPVDVCLCLSWETPLYNKWWPHIIVPTFKITAAECLQKIQIGEQISLVRMKLSWPLSTREAIVHYYLFEYYQDDLVVVLLNSVSDSKSFTGFNSDVIPDAKDAVRIDVVGGFALQKVTPERSYFRTIANLDIKLDFVPPSLINFISRQLVGSGFRLYQKAVASMMKNDELSKVLEEPLYVRVHQALYSSNSGPNTMEGEDLTQVTSFHSADDLIQSKHDGGEDIRCPDRADQHRNNFNSDEIVEVDSKEIVEADNKEIVQIEEEEEDNKKDHGKRNVYISSEVRQALETLEKAISVVREHGFQFHSLLPSATFAIEKGGTVDSNSAKQNPETEAIQVPNSNIQGETSQEEPVNNSEIPNSRHTGANAILKEVNYNKVVPASPSPEQNLSRSVIEASHVDWYSLKDREMLNHTTLDNKQLNTATFQDLLASDDTKKPSRKKKHRYCCFLH
- the LOC107471353 gene encoding uncharacterized protein LOC107471353 isoform X2, with protein sequence MEKKREIVEYRERLDNTLASPHLTNYHMLKNLVQTQLLHSSKQQGDRDNLVETKTAEVSNFLDMLRSVSEYSEGSSTSTPSRTDWKIKQDNEEFRVMYREGPEGTPFHSLLAEGYVDGPVDVCLCLSWETPLYNKWWPHIIVPTFKITAAECLQKIQIGEQISLVRMKLSWPLSTREAIVHYYLFEYYQDDLVVVLLNSVSDSKSFTGFNSDVIPDAKDAVRIDVVGGFALQKVTPERSYFRTIANLDIKLDFVPPSLINFISRQLVGSGFRLYQKAVASMMKNDELSKVLEEPLYVRVHQALYSSNSGPNTMEGEDLTQVTSFHSADDLIQSKHDGGEDIRCPDRADQHRNNFNSDEIVEVDSKEIVEADNKEIVQIEEEEEDNKKDHGKRNVYISSEVRQALETLEKAISVVREHGFQFHSLLPSATFAIEKGGTVDSNSAKQNPETEAIQVPNSNIQGETSQEEPVNNSEIPNSRSKCYLKRSKL